Proteins co-encoded in one Paracholeplasma morum genomic window:
- a CDS encoding helix-turn-helix domain-containing protein, whose product MGIDKIILEKRKELGLTQQELAHKLGVTDRSISRWEKGTSTPDIYSLKRLSEILNVSMDTFYDKITVDPIFDEPVDIKIINRFTTLSILSTSLLFISFISFLFAYYLDHGSKLSVAFQMICFTIIIISVTIFIISCVSFSLRYHTKKLQNHYKKLLIRYLGVFMITIIVLTILIITIGGI is encoded by the coding sequence ATGGGTATTGATAAAATCATACTTGAAAAGAGAAAAGAACTTGGACTGACTCAGCAAGAACTAGCTCATAAGTTAGGTGTTACTGATAGATCTATTTCTAGATGGGAAAAAGGAACCTCTACCCCAGACATTTACTCATTGAAAAGACTATCAGAAATACTAAATGTATCAATGGATACATTTTATGATAAGATAACGGTCGATCCTATTTTTGATGAGCCTGTTGATATTAAAATTATTAATAGATTTACTACTTTATCAATATTATCAACAAGCCTTTTATTTATCAGTTTTATATCATTTTTATTTGCATACTATTTAGATCATGGCAGTAAATTGTCTGTTGCCTTTCAAATGATATGCTTCACAATTATTATTATTTCCGTAACTATATTTATAATTTCTTGTGTTTCTTTTTCATTACGTTATCATACCAAGAAACTTCAAAACCATTACAAAAAATTGTTGATTAGATATCTTGGTGTCTTTATGATTACGATTATAGTCTTGACTATTTTAATAATAACAATAGGAGGAATTTGA